The DNA segment CGCAAGCGGCGCGAAGGGAAACACCACACCCAGGCCCTCATCGCCCTGGCCCGCAGGCGCGTCACCGTCGTCTGGACCATGCTCAAACATCGTCAGCCCTTCGATCCGAACCATAAGGCTGCTTGACAGGCGCATTACTCAGCCGCCTCCCCCCGGAAACGGCTCGGACCGATCGTGCAGTCGAGATCGGCGAGACGTCCGTTTTTCAGGCCGTAGATGAGTCCGTGCACTCGGAGATCCGCTCCACGGCCCCAGGCGCGCTGGAGGATCGGTGTCTCCGCGAGACGGCGGACGCCTTCGACGACGTTCAATTCCGCCAGACGATCCCGGCGCGTCTCCGCGTCTGAAGCCTGCGCCAGG comes from the Constrictibacter sp. MBR-5 genome and includes:
- a CDS encoding carbonic anhydrase, giving the protein LAQASDAETRRDRLAELNVVEGVRRLAETPILQRAWGRGADLRVHGLIYGLKNGRLADLDCTIGPSRFRGEAAE